A DNA window from Acidobacteriota bacterium contains the following coding sequences:
- a CDS encoding CHAT domain-containing protein → MDSLRRDSALTAAGLRPGDVILSWERPPVPPGGSGAASGELGAPFDWQEAIVEVWPRAAVSLRGLRDGAELTWNVGLGRPDAKVHPRLAPPVEEELSAALALSRKGDLAGVARLIRLARLSSETGERELAAWLWLEAAAGDTLGKRYDAALDRVRDARQVLGAPLSSAALVALTLAEAAVWLDRKDYPRQAQVLGAGLDALQERGEAGLDTALLLRELGIANWQQGRLAETIAAFERSLALRERGAPGGFLYAEICSNYGLALWKRSDLDAAQQMIERGIAILETLPGVELDLARSLNNLGLIAWNRGDLPEAEAIFNRALRLKETLDPGGQSSAFTLNNLANVAKDRSDLGTAENYLRRALEIFERTGADPIALSGVVDNLGTILFLRQDFDGAQGFLERALEIRENATKDSLETANSLNNLGSLSFDRGELSKAGEYFQRVLEIRNRLAPESLHVASAELTLGRLVMVMGKLDEAERRFLHAKAIYERLAPRSHHMGEVLARLAELRERQGREEEALALLRQVLEIRRVSCPGGIWEAMACAELGKLNRALSRTAEALSFLRRSVDCLESQIGRLGGTEEARGEFRAAYEGYYHQLMDLLVERGDTEEAFRVYERSRARHLLSLLSQRELRFTADLPEDLDRKRRRVDREFAGALEAMTRLDPDKDREKFASLRVRLDTLEREREAVLARIRTVSPRLAALQEPRPLDAAGAVKALDEGRLLLAYSVGEDNTLVFSLSRRTGLHAYRVGLGREALSDRILDFRSRVRSAVEGAWSPEAAWAVATRLSEALLGPALGDIAANDRLLVVPDGPLHLLPFDALAVDARTARGPALGSGRKRAWLVEWKPLLYAASATVFAELRARQAGRVAGSPGLTAFGDPRYPVWGASDRPPVPALRGLRGAMAPLPWSGVEVSAVAGAWKGAAATYTGDAATERQARQAAPGTRLLHFACHGRADGRFPLNSALLLSIGKADGPAEEDGVLQAWEIMEGMRLDADLVTLSACDTGLGKAAGGEGMIGLTRAFQYAGARTVVASLWEVSDDATVELMRGFYRQLRRGRPVDDALREAQVRMIRKAPPRPGPDGTVPPDRRAPFFWAAFGAYGGR, encoded by the coding sequence AGGTCCATCCGCGCCTGGCTCCCCCGGTCGAGGAAGAGCTTTCGGCCGCCCTCGCCCTGTCACGAAAAGGCGATCTGGCGGGCGTCGCTCGTTTGATCAGGCTGGCCCGGCTCTCCAGCGAAACCGGGGAGCGGGAGCTGGCGGCATGGCTGTGGTTGGAGGCCGCCGCGGGGGATACCCTGGGCAAGCGATACGACGCCGCGCTCGATCGCGTCCGTGACGCCCGCCAGGTGCTTGGCGCCCCGCTCTCTTCAGCGGCACTGGTCGCCCTTACCCTCGCCGAGGCCGCGGTGTGGCTCGATCGGAAAGACTACCCCCGCCAGGCGCAGGTCCTGGGCGCCGGGCTCGACGCCCTGCAGGAGCGGGGTGAGGCCGGGTTGGACACCGCCCTCCTGCTCCGCGAGTTGGGGATCGCCAATTGGCAGCAGGGTCGCCTCGCGGAAACCATCGCGGCGTTCGAGAGGTCCCTGGCGCTGCGCGAGCGAGGGGCCCCCGGGGGGTTCCTGTATGCGGAAATCTGTTCCAACTACGGTCTGGCCCTCTGGAAGCGGAGCGACCTGGATGCCGCGCAACAAATGATCGAACGGGGGATTGCCATCCTCGAAACGCTCCCGGGCGTCGAACTGGATCTCGCCCGATCGCTCAACAACCTCGGGCTGATCGCCTGGAACCGGGGCGACCTCCCCGAGGCGGAGGCCATCTTCAACCGGGCGCTCCGGCTCAAGGAGACCCTGGACCCGGGGGGCCAGTCCTCGGCCTTCACCCTCAACAACCTGGCCAACGTCGCCAAGGATCGCAGCGATCTCGGGACCGCGGAAAACTACCTCCGCCGGGCCCTGGAAATCTTCGAGCGGACGGGCGCGGACCCCATCGCCCTCTCCGGCGTCGTGGACAACCTGGGGACCATCCTCTTTCTCCGCCAGGACTTCGACGGGGCGCAGGGGTTTCTGGAGCGGGCCCTGGAGATCCGGGAAAACGCCACGAAGGACTCCCTGGAGACGGCCAACAGCCTGAACAACCTGGGGAGCCTGTCCTTCGACCGGGGCGAATTGTCGAAGGCGGGGGAGTACTTTCAACGGGTGCTGGAGATCCGGAACCGGCTGGCCCCCGAATCCCTGCATGTGGCCAGTGCCGAGCTGACCCTCGGCCGGCTGGTGATGGTCATGGGGAAACTCGATGAAGCCGAGCGGCGTTTTCTGCATGCCAAGGCCATCTATGAACGGTTGGCGCCCAGGTCCCATCACATGGGCGAGGTGCTGGCCCGCCTGGCCGAACTGCGCGAACGCCAGGGCCGGGAGGAAGAGGCCCTGGCGCTCCTCCGTCAGGTCCTCGAAATCCGGCGGGTTTCCTGCCCGGGCGGGATCTGGGAGGCCATGGCCTGCGCGGAGCTGGGGAAGCTCAACCGCGCCCTCTCCCGGACCGCGGAGGCCCTCTCCTTCCTGCGCCGTTCTGTCGACTGCCTCGAGTCACAGATCGGGCGGCTCGGCGGGACCGAGGAGGCGAGAGGGGAATTTCGGGCCGCCTATGAGGGTTACTACCACCAACTCATGGATCTCCTTGTAGAGCGAGGGGATACTGAGGAGGCCTTCCGGGTTTACGAGCGGTCCCGGGCCCGGCATCTCCTTTCGCTCCTCTCCCAACGGGAACTCCGGTTCACCGCGGACCTGCCGGAAGACCTCGACCGGAAGCGGCGCCGCGTGGACCGGGAATTCGCCGGGGCCCTCGAGGCGATGACGCGCCTGGACCCCGACAAGGACCGGGAGAAGTTCGCAAGTCTCCGGGTCCGCCTCGACACCCTGGAGCGCGAGCGGGAGGCGGTGCTGGCCCGGATCCGCACGGTCAGCCCCCGGTTGGCGGCCCTGCAGGAGCCCCGCCCCCTGGACGCGGCGGGGGCGGTGAAGGCCCTGGACGAGGGCCGTCTCCTGCTGGCCTACAGCGTGGGGGAGGACAACACCCTCGTCTTCTCCCTCTCGCGGCGGACCGGGCTTCACGCCTACCGGGTCGGCCTGGGGCGGGAGGCCCTGTCGGACCGAATCCTGGACTTCCGGTCCCGGGTCCGCTCCGCCGTGGAGGGGGCGTGGAGCCCCGAGGCGGCCTGGGCGGTGGCGACGCGGCTCTCCGAAGCCCTTCTCGGCCCCGCCCTGGGGGACATCGCCGCCAACGACCGCCTGCTGGTGGTCCCGGACGGTCCCCTGCACCTTCTCCCCTTCGACGCGCTGGCGGTGGACGCGCGCACGGCCCGGGGCCCAGCCCTGGGCAGCGGCCGGAAGCGGGCCTGGCTGGTGGAGTGGAAACCGCTGCTCTACGCCGCCTCCGCCACCGTCTTCGCGGAACTGCGGGCGCGACAGGCCGGCCGGGTTGCCGGTTCGCCCGGCCTCACCGCCTTCGGCGACCCCCGTTACCCGGTGTGGGGCGCGTCGGATCGCCCCCCCGTTCCCGCGTTGCGGGGGCTGCGGGGGGCCATGGCCCCGCTCCCCTGGTCCGGCGTGGAGGTCTCGGCGGTGGCCGGCGCCTGGAAGGGCGCCGCCGCCACCTACACCGGGGACGCGGCCACCGAGAGACAGGCCCGCCAGGCCGCACCCGGCACGCGCCTCCTCCACTTCGCGTGCCACGGCCGCGCGGACGGGCGCTTCCCGCTGAACTCGGCCCTCCTGCTCAGCATCGGGAAAGCGGACGGGCCCGCGGAAGAGGACGGCGTCCTCCAGGCCTGGGAAATCATGGAGGGGATGCGGCTGGACGCCGACCTCGTCACGCTGTCGGCCTGTGACACCGGTCTGGGGAAGGCGGCCGGCGGCGAGGGGATGATCGGCCTGACGCGGGCGTTCCAGTACGCCGGTGCGCGGACGGTGGTGGCGTCCCTGTGGGAGGTCTCCGACGACGCCACGGTGGAGCTGATGCGCGGCTTCTACCGTCAACTGCGCCGGGGCCGCCCCGTGGACGACGCCCTCCGGGAGGCCCAGGTCCGGATGATCCGGAAAGCCCCGCCCCGGCCGGGCCCGGACGGCACCGTCCCGCCGGACCGCCGCGCCCCCTTCTTCTGGGCCGCCTTCGGCGCCTACGGGGGGAGGTAG